A window of the Fusarium poae strain DAOMC 252244 chromosome 3, whole genome shotgun sequence genome harbors these coding sequences:
- a CDS encoding hypothetical protein (BUSCO:30850at5125), with the protein MAGVAEKARFYLERAVPQLREWEDKEIFSKDEIRTIVQKRNDYEHRVLSPGNKPSEWSSYAQWEQSLESLRTKRCKRLKIRHLNSAHAGQGRTLAIYERGVNRHPGSSALWREYLSYISSVKASKRWRKTMTNALRMMPTDPELWAMAGRRSAKNGDMAAARGFFMRGCRFCTTNEQLWIEYARSEMEWLEKVDKRRAEAKPGQDVLRPDREEEGDEMRLIDSDDEEDDDDLPEPSNTQAKVIDKQSAQQLKSNPAMDGALPMAIFDISKKQTFFNANTAEKFFNLFSTFTKVPAQPRILQHVLVVLDQEYSNSPATCNVYIRQPIMGVNPQTAEFPKNLREVLVRLNKCLETTTDRMELKKKTVAWIDGYLALDALDESIRAVLEHTKKKMEAM; encoded by the exons ATGGCTGGCGTCGCCGAAAAGGCGAGATTTTATCTCGAACGCGCTGTGCCGCAATTGAGAGAATGGGAGGATAAGGAGATTTTCTCAAAG GATGAGATCCGCACCATTGTCCAGAAGCGAAACGATTACGAACACAGAGTACTGTCTCCTGGAAACAAGCCCTCGGAGTGGTCTTCCTACGCACAATGGGAGCAGTCTCTCGAGTCCCTCCGTACGAAACGTTGCAAGCGTCTCAAGATTCGACATTTGAACTCGGCCCATGCTGGCCAGGGCCGCACACTTGCGATCTACGAACGAGGCGTCAACCGACATCCAGGAAGCAGTGCGCTTTGGCGAGAATACCTTTCATACATCTCAAGCGTCAAGGCATCCAAGCGCTGGCGCAAGACTATGACCAATGCTTTGCGCATGATGCCCACCGACCCCGAGCTATGGGCTATGGCAGGTCGCAGATCAGCCAAGAATGGCGACATGGCTGCTGCGCGCGGATTCTTCATGAGAGGCTGCCGATTCTGCACCACCAACGAGCAGCTATGGATCGAATATGCGAGAAGTGAGATGGAGTGGCTCGAGAAGGTCGACAAGCGAAGGGCAGAGGCTAAGCCTGGCCAGGATGTGCTCCGACCTGATCgcgaggaggagggagatgaAATGCGACTCATCgacagtgatgatgaagaggatgacgacgatcTTCCTGAACCATCCAACACGCAAGCCAAGGTCATCGACAAGCAGTCGGCCCAACAGCTGAAATCCAACCCCGCCATGGATGGTGCTCTTCCAATGGCCATCTTCGATATTTCAAAGAAGCAGACTTTCTTCAACGCCAACACTGCCGAGAAattcttcaacctcttctcAACCTTCACAAAGGTCCCGGCTCAGCCCAGGATATTGCAGCATGTTCTTGTCGTCCTCGATCAGGAGTACTCCAACAGCCCAGCTACTTGCAACGTTTATATTCGACAGCCAATCATGGGTGTCAACCCTCAGACAGCAGAATTCCCCAAGAACCTCAGAGAGGTACTGGTTCGCTTGAACAAGTGCTTGGAGACCACAACAGACCGTATGgaattgaagaagaagactgtGGCATGGATAGATGGATACTTGGCATTGGATGCTCTGGATGAGAGTATTCGGGCAGTCCTGGAGCataccaagaagaagatggaagcGATGTAG
- a CDS encoding hypothetical protein (BUSCO:9593at5125), with protein MSTWMNDAVPNHNGNGFPHMNDPNSVSSMMDPSAFMANPGQFNPAQFQNQQQMGAAMPNGPGSMRNASPSFPNSVYQTNSVIPSKRPRPRDESIAGSPSQNPGMLPTSRSETPQQQSFAGGFQPGAVQQNPGQFSHLQANGSANASPSPIMSNQMRPGSVPQRVATASPHPFSPSGQQFNPQTSPIPSEHGTPQSNHYMQNMAQGFNPNFAASPSNARPSPNPNAMAGNQMMAQPMGQMSQHMGQMQGNMYPPQMQQSQQQQGTPQQQQGQQPQGQQTPQRQGLTDQQKMAAYQMRLQQQLQGNAAQMQAQMQAQNMGRGMMPNKQVPGMPNGQMQQGGMRPQQRMMANVNPEQFMKNLTTLMNSKGLPLDPNPMVMDRPVNLMLLFQAVQNKGGYKQATATPNGWPHVAQMLGLPVQNPVVPQALRTIYERNLYKFEEVWLAQQQKQRMMQQQQAQQQQQQQQQQQQQQPPQQQQQQPQQPQSQGTHMGQATPQKQMQPGQQMNQGAMSQPGQQPQMQQQTPMKQMTPGQPPVNGFSTPQSQMQPQPATMPGQTPRTLSQSMEGSAMPDFSIAQSPASRRAGSMSQSEGRQASVAPSAVAEKMPRLAPQSDEYSPCARELSTFGGVDLNALSKLGTELERWKPDVPPLHELGNIDIAALTKSLQSGIHGETRLALDVLASASCSMNQLHFIQLRYCDELIEALIECAEDQVEMLAEHTVEVSDEIQISPYEDVLRACRLERFNIRDLPVFGTQEYELDRAVDRLICVTTILRNLSFPGEANENHSVLADEIVIKFLCVVIRYLGTRTMLLRSQNNTLDFMKDVVILLSNIAGTIEIPGREQALCLLQFLLAFAPAPNPTVSDGTLFFSQYEPSLHAYLPHAVDALAKLLARDEPNRTHYKTVFALDSASSPPYELLTRAFGLAIAPIPDKAKSQTRQPNLPSLVEVRKPFLMQGLLAAEILASLAPGYDSGVAQAWLSSGNDFAQNLFRLIRDLSQLYEQPQAQGSRAAPRKDPELVYIVVVAVALLRRLAEKAKDINDPTSSIPAKAMPAPHALLEALSMQSAEWSKEEVLQKLSTFFALGR; from the coding sequence ATGAGCACCTGGATGAACGACGCCGTCCCCAACCACAATGGCAACGGCTTTCCTCATATGAACGATCCTAATTCTGTCAGTTCCATGATGGATCCCTCTGCATTTATGGCCAATCCTGGCCAATTCAATCCTGCCCAGTTTCAGAACCAGCAACAAATGGGTGCCGCCATGCCTAATGGCCCAGGTTCAATGCGCAATGCCTCACCTTCCTTCCCGAACTCTGTATATCAAACCAATTCCGTCATCCCATCGAAACGTCCTCGACCTCGTGACGAAAGTATCGCTGGCTCTCCTAGTCAGAATCCCGGAATGCTTCCGACGTCGCGCTCAGAAACGCCGCAACAGCAATCGTTTGCAGGCGGCTTTCAGCCTGGCGCGGTTCAACAAAATCCCGGCCAATTCTCCCACCTTCAAGCAAACGGCTCCGCCAACGCAAGTCCTTCGCCGATTATGAGTAACCAAATGCGACCAGGAAGTGTTCCTCAGCGAGTTGCGACTGCATCGCCGCATCCCTTTTCGCCTAGCGGCCAGCAATTCAATCCTCAGACATCACCAATACCATCCGAACATGGAACTCCACAGTCAAACCATTACATGCAGAATATGGCGCAAGGTTTCAACCCAAACTTTGCTGCATCTCCCTCGAACGCCCGACCTTCACCGAACCCGAACGCGATGGCTGGCAACCAAATGATGGCCCAGCCGATGGGTCAAATGTCACAGCATATGGGTCAGATGCAGGGCAACATGTATCCCCCTCAGATGCAGCAAtcccaacagcagcaaggaacgccacagcagcaacaaggcCAGCAGCCGCAGGGTCAACAAACCCCCCAACGCCAAGGACTAACTGATCAGCAGAAGATGGCTGCTTATCAAATGAGGTTGCAGCAACAGCTTCAAGGCAACGCTGCCCAAATGCAAGCACAGATGCAAGCACAAAATATGGGCCGTGGTATGATGCCTAATAAGCAAGTACCTGGGATGCCCAATGGCCAAATGCAACAGGGAGGCATGCGTCCTCAGCAGAGGATGATGGCCAACGTGAATCCCGAACAGTTCATGAAAAATCTTACAACCCTGATGAACTCGAAGGGTTTGCCTCTGGACCCAAACCCAATGGTTATGGACCGACCAGTTAACTTGATGTTGCTTTTCCAAGCTGTCCAAAACAAAGGAGGTTATAAGCAGGCCACTGCAACTCCAAATGGCTGGCCACATGTGGCTCAGATGCTTGGATTACCAGTCCAGAACCCTGTAGTCCCGCAAGCGTTGAGGACGATATATGAACGCAACCTCTATAAGTTTGAGGAAGTGTGGCTCGCCCAACAACAGAAGCAGAGAATgatgcagcagcagcaagctcaacagcagcagcagcagcagcaacaacaacagcagcagcagccgccgcaacaacaacaacaacagccacAACAGCCACAATCTCAAGGCACACATATGGGACAGGCCACACCACAAAAGCAGATGCAACCCGGGCAACAAATGAACCAAGGCGCAATGTCCCAACCCGGGCAGCAGCCTCAGATGCAGCAGCAAACTCCCATGAAGCAAATGACACCGGGGCAACCCCCAGTTAATGGGTTTTCAACGCCGCAGTCTCAGATGCAGCCACAACCTGCGACAATGCCAGGCCAGACCCCTCGCACCTTATCGCAGTCTATGGAAGGTTCTGCTATGCCAGACTTCTCCATTGCCCAATCTCCTGCAAGCCGAAGAGCAGGAAGCATGTCGCAGAGCGAAGGACGACAAGCCTCAGTGGCACCCTCGGCAGTTGCAGAAAAAATGCCCCGATTGGCTCCGCAATCCGATGAGTATAGTCCATGCGCTCGGGAGCTTTCCACGTTTGGAGGTGTTGACCTAAATGCTCTCAGCAAACTGGGCACAGAGCTGGAGCGGTGGAAACCAGATGTGCCTCCTCTACATGAACTTGGCAATATCGACATCGCCGCTCTCACAAAGAGTTTGCAGAGTGGAATTCACGGAGAGACGCGTCTGGCCCTTGACGTATTGGCATCTGCATCGTGCTCCATGAACCAGCTCCACTTCATCCAACTTCGATACTGTGATGAGTTGATAGAGGCTCTAATCGAGTGTGCTGAGGACCAGGTGGAGATGTTGGCCGAGCATACAGTTGAAGTTTCCGACGAGATTCAGATATCACCGTATGAAGACGTTCTGAGAGCTTGTCGCTTAGAGCGGTTCAACATACGTGATTTGCCTGTTTTCGGCACTCAAGAATACGAGTTAGATCGAGCCGTCGATCGATTAATATGTGTAACGACAATCCTGCGCAATTTGTCGTTCCCTGGCGAGGCAAACGAGAATCATTCTGTTCTTGCAGATGAGATTGTAATCAAGTTTCTATGTGTTGTGATCAGATATCTTGGCACGCGGACGATGCTTCTGAGATCCCAGAATAATACGCTGGACTTTATGAAGGATGTTGTTATTCTGCTTTCTAACATCGCTGGCACGATAGAGATTCCAGGACGGGAGCAGGCCCTTTGCCTTCTACAATTCCTCCTAGCATTCGCGCCGGCGCCTAACCCAACAGTCTCGGACGGaactctcttcttctctcagTACGAGCCAAGCCTGCACGCTTACCTGCCTCATGCCGTCGATGCTCTAGCAAAGTTACTGGCACGCGATGAGCCTAACCGAACACACTACAAAACTGTCTTTGCCCTCGACTCTGCTAGCAGCCCCCCTTACGAGCTGCTTACACGGGCCTTTGGTTTGGCCATAGCCCCTATTCCGGATAAGGCGAAGTCACAAACACGTCAGCCCAACTTGCCATCTCTTGTCGAGGTCCGCAAGCCTTTCCTAATGCAAGGGCTGCTTGCGGCCGAGATATTGGCATCACTCGCTCCAGGTTATGACAGTGGGGTTGCACAAGCCTGGCTCTCGTCTGGCAACGATTTTGCCCAGAACCTCTTTAGGCTTATCCGTGACCTAAGTCAGCTATATGAGCAGCCTCAGGCTCAAGGATCTCGGGCCGCCCCAAGAAAAGATCCAGAGTTGGTTTACATTGTTGTTGTAGCGGTGGCACTCCTAAGGAGATTAGCCGAGAAGGCTAAAGATATTAACGATCCTACATCTTCGATACCAGCTAAAGCCATGCCAGCACCTCATGCTCTTCTAGAGGCTTTGTCTATGCAATCTGCAGAGTGGTCAAAGGAAGAGGTGCTACAGAAACTCTCCACCTTCTTTGCCCTTGGGAGATAA
- the INT6 gene encoding eukaryotic translation initiation factor 3 subunit E (BUSCO:25139at5125), giving the protein MEDVLNAVSADGSSIMPRLAPNLSRHLLFPLIQFESERAEEQGLDAKAKELLSGKIKLLEDTNMTDYVATLYCELHGVENAPEEYNKKRQEVLSQLENYEQATAKIADLLTQDEVVNGLRSDKVANLEFLKNQHGVTMEMVNALYDFGQFQFRCGQYGPAADMLYQFRVLSTDNDKVSAATWGKLASEILQTNWESAVDELKNVRENIDSKLFNNPRAQLDHRTMLLHWSLFPLFNWEGAREPILEMFFSAPYINTIQTSCPWILRYLIAAVITGRGRARNSSIQQKQIKDIIRYVRQEAYEYTDPITQFVNALYIAHDFEAAREALSMAAEVCRSDFFLASSADAFVDAARHLICESYCKIFSRMNIRDLSAKLGLNPDDGEKWIVNLIRETRLDAKIDSQDGTVIMNHPPNNVYQQVIEKTKGGFFRTQVLNAAVSK; this is encoded by the exons ATGGAGGATGTTCTCAACGCCGTCTCGGCCGACGGCTCGTCGATTATGCCCCGCCTTGCGCCAAACCTGAGCCGACATTTGCTTTTCCCTCTGATCCAGTTCGAGAGCGAGAGGGCCGAGGAGCAGGGTCTCgatgccaaggccaaggagctTCTTTCCGGAAAGATCAAGCTCTTGGAGGACACAAACATGACCGATTACGTCGCGACTCTCTACTGCGAGCTACACGGTGTTGAGAATGCTCCCGAGGAGTACAACAAGAAGAGACAGGAGGTTCTTTCACAGTTGGAGAACTACGAGCAAGCCACCGCCAAGATCGCAGACCTTTTGACCCAGGATGAGGTCGTCAATGGTCTCCGAAGCGACAAGGTTGCTAACTTGGAGTTCCTCAAGAACCAGCACGGA GTTACCATGGAAATGGTCAACGCTCTCTACGACTTTGGTCAGTTCCAGTTCCGATGCGGTCAGTACGGCCCCGCCGCCGATATGCTCTACCAGTTTCGAGTTCTGTCCACCGATAACGACAAGGTTTCTGCTGCCACCTGGGGTAAGCTGGCCTCCGAGATCCTCCAGACCAACTGGGAGTCCGCTGTCGATGAGCTCAAGAACGTGAGAGAAAACATCGACTCTAAGCTCTTCAACAACCCCCGTGCTCAGCTCGACCACCGAACAATGCTTCTCCACTGGTCTCTCTTCCCTCTTTTTAACTGGGAGGGTGCCCGGGAACCCATTCTGGAAATGTTCTTCTCCGCTCCTTATATCAACACCATCCAGACCTCTTGCCCCTGGATCCTGCGATACCTGATCGCTGCTGTTATCACCGGCCGTGGTCGCGCTCGCAACAGCTCAATCCAACAAAAGCAGATCAAGGACATTATCCGCTACGTCCGCCAAGAGGCCTACGAGTACACCGACCCTATCACACAGTTCGTCAACGCTCTCTACATCGCCCACGACTTCGAGGCTGCTCGTGAGGCTCTTTCCATGGCCGCCGAGGTTTGCCGAAGCGACTTCTTCCTTGCCTCTTCTGCCGATGCGTTTGTCGATGCCGCCCGACACCTCATCTGCGAGAGCTACTGCAAGATCTTCAGCCGAATGAACATCCGCGACCTCAGTGCCAAGCTCGGCTTGAACCCCGACGACGGCGAGAAGTGGATTGTTAACCTGATCCGCGAAACTCGATTGGATGCCAAGATCGACAGCCAGGACGGCACCGTGATCATGAACCACCCTCCCAACAATGTCTACCAGCAGGTCATTGAGAAGACCAAGGGTGGTTTCTTCAGGACACAGGTCCTCAACGCTGCCGTTTCAAAGTAA